One window of Chryseobacterium sp. JJR-5R genomic DNA carries:
- a CDS encoding GH3 auxin-responsive promoter family protein codes for MATKALFNTVVNWFIRQRIDQIQNFMDHPIETQKGILFSQLFHAEDTEYGRKYGFNSISSYQDFKNKVPVVTYEEMEPYIEKARQGQKDVSWPGYIKHFAKSSGTTNAKSKFIPISTESLEYCHMKAGKDMVSIYANNHPENQLFNYKNLRLGGSSELYADFNTKFGDLSAILIDNLPFWVEVTTTPSKKVSLMGEWESKLKAIISEVKNEDVGSILGVPSWMMVLLQRVIQETDISNIAELWPNLEVFFHGGISFKPYREQYRQIIGKPINYYEIYNASEGFFGIQDRSDSDEMLLMLDYGIFYEFIPMDQFHLSDPKVVNLEDVETGKNYAMVITTNGGLWRYLIGDTVVFTSVNPFRIKITGRTKHYINAFGEELMITNVESALTKACEETKASVSDFTGAPIFMKDNEGGAHEWIFEFCKEPDNLELFVDVFDNHLKSINSDYEAKRYNNITLKRPIVHIAKENLFYRWLEAKGKLGGQNKVPRLSNDREYIDPLLELNK; via the coding sequence ATGGCAACGAAAGCACTTTTCAATACTGTGGTTAACTGGTTTATCCGCCAACGGATCGACCAGATCCAGAATTTTATGGATCATCCCATCGAGACACAGAAAGGCATCCTGTTCTCTCAGCTTTTTCATGCAGAAGACACGGAATACGGCAGGAAATACGGGTTCAATTCTATTTCAAGCTATCAGGACTTTAAAAATAAGGTTCCCGTAGTCACGTATGAGGAAATGGAGCCCTATATTGAAAAAGCAAGGCAGGGGCAGAAAGATGTAAGCTGGCCTGGCTACATAAAGCATTTTGCCAAATCTTCCGGAACTACTAACGCAAAAAGCAAGTTTATCCCGATTTCTACGGAAAGCCTGGAATACTGTCACATGAAAGCCGGAAAAGACATGGTTTCCATCTATGCGAATAACCACCCGGAAAACCAGCTTTTCAACTATAAAAACTTGCGTCTGGGAGGAAGCTCCGAACTGTATGCCGATTTCAACACCAAATTCGGCGACCTTTCGGCTATTCTCATAGATAACCTGCCGTTCTGGGTAGAAGTAACTACTACGCCCAGCAAAAAGGTTTCCCTGATGGGAGAATGGGAAAGCAAGCTGAAAGCAATTATCTCTGAAGTGAAGAATGAAGATGTAGGAAGCATCCTGGGTGTTCCCAGCTGGATGATGGTCCTGCTGCAGCGGGTAATTCAGGAAACCGACATCAGCAATATCGCTGAGCTGTGGCCGAATCTTGAGGTATTTTTTCACGGCGGGATCAGTTTTAAGCCTTACAGGGAACAGTACAGGCAGATCATCGGAAAACCGATCAATTATTATGAAATCTATAATGCTTCTGAAGGCTTTTTCGGGATCCAGGACCGGTCTGACAGTGATGAAATGCTGCTGATGCTGGATTACGGGATCTTTTACGAGTTTATTCCGATGGACCAGTTCCACCTGTCTGATCCGAAAGTAGTCAATCTGGAAGACGTGGAAACCGGAAAAAATTACGCCATGGTTATTACCACCAACGGCGGGTTATGGAGGTACCTGATCGGTGATACCGTTGTATTTACTTCAGTAAACCCTTTCAGGATAAAGATTACCGGGAGGACGAAACATTATATCAATGCTTTCGGGGAAGAACTGATGATTACCAATGTAGAATCGGCACTTACAAAAGCCTGTGAAGAGACAAAAGCATCGGTTTCTGACTTTACTGGCGCTCCCATTTTTATGAAAGATAATGAAGGCGGTGCCCACGAATGGATTTTTGAGTTCTGTAAAGAGCCGGATAACCTGGAATTGTTTGTTGATGTATTCGACAACCATCTTAAGTCCATCAATTCGGATTACGAAGCAAAACGGTACAATAACATAACACTGAAGAGGCCTATTGTCCATATTGCGAAAGAAAATTTATTTTACCGGTGGCTGGAAGCCAAGGGCAAGCTCGGCGGACAGAATAAAGTGCCCCGCTTAAGCAACGACAGGGAATATATAGATCCTTTGCTGGAACTGAATAAATAA
- a CDS encoding endonuclease/exonuclease/phosphatase family protein, translating into MKIIRLILLILHIGIFFLLTGMLLNAYIPPKISPWFNLLSLGFPVLMIVYISLTLFWIFCWKKRAFVFIFSGLLFFNASIRWINYMPAKNDLSDLKIVSFNTKGGKTAGEQNIEKYLNSQNADVLLLQEESGNGLNFSGYTRGSIKALTAVFTKHEIVDEKLIDPDSEYIRSYGTQTDIKIRGKIYRFINVYLHPFKFEKSMVKLDGNNVQDEEKIKNIVKRLIPTFKIHQEEVAAIRKAVESSPYPVILAGDFNSVPNSYEYYHLSEDLKDAFMETGRGSATSFHDYKFPIRIDYIFSSKSIQPVRYTVDRSVRISDHFPVIATFRLQR; encoded by the coding sequence GTGAAAATTATCCGTCTCATACTTCTGATCTTACACATAGGAATTTTCTTTCTTTTAACCGGGATGCTGCTGAACGCTTATATTCCGCCGAAGATTTCACCGTGGTTCAATCTGCTTTCCCTGGGATTTCCTGTCCTGATGATTGTATATATTTCCCTAACCCTGTTCTGGATTTTCTGCTGGAAAAAGAGGGCCTTTGTATTTATTTTTTCAGGGCTGCTTTTTTTTAATGCTTCCATACGGTGGATTAATTACATGCCTGCAAAGAATGACCTGTCAGATTTAAAAATTGTATCCTTCAACACAAAAGGAGGAAAAACAGCAGGGGAACAAAATATTGAGAAATACCTGAATTCCCAGAATGCCGATGTCCTGCTTTTACAGGAAGAATCAGGGAATGGTTTAAATTTTTCCGGATATACTAGAGGAAGCATAAAGGCACTGACAGCAGTATTTACAAAGCATGAGATTGTAGATGAAAAACTGATAGATCCGGATTCGGAATATATAAGATCCTACGGGACACAGACGGATATTAAAATCCGGGGGAAAATATACCGTTTTATCAATGTGTACCTTCACCCTTTTAAGTTTGAAAAAAGCATGGTAAAACTTGATGGAAACAATGTGCAGGATGAAGAGAAAATAAAAAACATCGTCAAAAGACTGATCCCTACCTTTAAAATTCATCAGGAAGAAGTAGCGGCAATCAGAAAAGCAGTGGAAAGCTCGCCGTATCCTGTCATTCTCGCTGGGGATTTTAATTCGGTGCCGAATTCCTACGAATACTATCATTTATCGGAAGACCTGAAAGATGCTTTTATGGAAACCGGAAGGGGCAGCGCCACAAGTTTTCACGACTATAAATTCCCGATCAGGATTGATTACATATTTTCATCAAAATCAATACAGCCTGTCAGATACACAGTAGACCGTTCCGTCAGAATTTCAGATCATTTCCCGGTTATTGCGACTTTCAGGCTTCAGCGGTAA
- a CDS encoding BrxA/BrxB family bacilliredoxin: MYPTDLVMPMKAELTDKGFEDLTNPAQVEEAIKQSGTTLLVINSVCGCAAGAARPGVVYSLTGDKKPDHLTTVFAGFDTEAVSEARKHLAPFPPSSPCVALFKDGELVHMLERHHIEGNPAGAIAANLQAAYDEYC, from the coding sequence ATGTATCCAACAGATTTAGTAATGCCTATGAAGGCTGAACTTACAGATAAAGGTTTTGAAGACCTTACAAACCCGGCTCAGGTAGAAGAGGCCATCAAACAGTCCGGAACTACCCTTTTGGTCATCAATTCCGTATGCGGATGTGCTGCAGGCGCGGCAAGACCGGGTGTAGTATACTCTTTGACTGGAGATAAAAAGCCGGATCATTTAACTACTGTTTTTGCAGGTTTTGATACTGAAGCTGTATCTGAAGCCAGAAAACACCTGGCACCATTCCCTCCAAGCTCACCTTGCGTAGCGCTTTTCAAGGACGGGGAACTGGTTCATATGCTGGAAAGACACCACATCGAAGGAAATCCTGCAGGTGCCATTGCAGCAAACCTTCAGGCTGCCTATGATGAATATTGCTAG
- a CDS encoding endonuclease/exonuclease/phosphatase family protein has protein sequence MKFRQILLFSHIAVAVLLLSTLGNAWVPPNFVGYLNFLSLGFPYLISLYLIFTLIWVVRKEKIAIAFLLGTFLFYNPIRRWINFTPKTENLKSVRDIKVITFNVKYGDFGWEKVKKYISDQDADIILVQEKDTSRALRDDMVKYPSVILKTKHKIIRQEELITDKSRGNSFYADVDINGKIIRIINVYLEPFRLQKSMFKLDGAGKEGGKINTLLSHMTPTFKAHEDQIKKIRKAVDLSPYPVILAGDFNSVPNSYEYYNLGKDLQDAFLVAGNGSSSSFHDYKVPLRIDYIFSSKSIIPLSYKVDNSVKLSDHYPVIAEFLLN, from the coding sequence ATGAAGTTCCGCCAGATCCTGTTATTCTCGCACATTGCTGTTGCTGTCTTACTCCTGAGTACTTTGGGAAATGCGTGGGTGCCACCTAATTTTGTAGGCTACCTCAATTTCCTGTCATTGGGATTCCCTTATCTGATTTCTCTTTATCTTATATTTACCTTAATCTGGGTTGTTAGGAAAGAAAAAATAGCCATTGCTTTTTTATTGGGAACTTTCTTGTTTTATAACCCGATCCGCCGCTGGATCAACTTTACGCCGAAAACTGAAAACTTAAAATCCGTCAGAGATATAAAAGTTATTACGTTTAATGTTAAATACGGTGATTTCGGGTGGGAGAAAGTAAAGAAATACATCAGTGATCAGGATGCGGATATTATACTGGTTCAGGAAAAAGATACCAGCCGGGCACTGAGGGACGACATGGTTAAATATCCGTCTGTTATCCTGAAAACCAAGCACAAGATCATAAGGCAGGAAGAACTGATTACCGACAAATCCCGCGGAAATTCATTTTACGCAGATGTTGATATCAATGGTAAGATTATTCGGATCATTAATGTATATCTTGAGCCTTTCAGGCTGCAGAAATCAATGTTTAAACTTGACGGTGCAGGAAAAGAGGGAGGCAAAATCAATACGCTTCTTTCTCATATGACACCTACCTTTAAAGCACATGAAGACCAGATCAAAAAAATAAGGAAGGCTGTAGACCTGTCCCCGTATCCGGTGATCTTAGCGGGCGACTTCAATTCAGTACCGAATTCCTATGAATATTATAACCTGGGCAAAGACCTCCAGGATGCCTTTCTGGTGGCCGGAAACGGTAGTTCTTCCAGCTTCCATGATTATAAGGTTCCGCTCAGGATTGATTATATCTTCAGCTCAAAATCAATTATTCCGTTAAGCTATAAAGTTGATAATTCCGTTAAGTTATCAGACCATTATCCTGTAATTGCAGAATTTCTTTTAAATTAG